A stretch of DNA from Granulicella pectinivorans:
TTGTGCTCCTCGGTCTCACGATTGCGCTCAACGTCATCATTGTCGTTCGCATTCCGAAGGGCTTCTTTCCGCAGCAGGATACGGGGAATCTCGCGGGTGCGGCCCGCGGGCCACAGGATGCGTCTTATAACGTGATGAACGACTCGATCCAGAAGATCCAGGGCGTCATCGGGAAAGATCCTGCCGTGCAACATGTCATCGGCTTCACGGGTGGCCAGGGCGCGACCAATACGGGCAACATCTTTATCTCGCTCAAGCCCCTGGCGGTCCGTAAGACGAGCGCGGCGGATGTTATCAATCGCTTGCGGCCAAAGCTGAATGCGCTTCCCGTTGCCTCCGCATTCCTCCAGGCCCAGCAGGACATCCGCATCGGTGGCCGCTCGAGCAATGCGATGTATCAGTACACGCTCGAAGCGGACAGCGTCGATGACCTGCAGACGTATGGCCCGAAGATCCTTGCCGGGATGCAGCGCCTGCCCGGCTTTCAGGACGTCAGTTCCGATCAGCAGATGGGTGGCCTGGAAGAGAAGGTCAACTTCGATCGCGTGACCGCGGCAAGGCTCGGCCAGACCGCGACGTCGATCGACAGTGCGCTCTATGGATCCTTCGGTCAATCGGAGGTGTCGCTGATCTATACGCAGCTCAACCAGTACTACGTGGTGCTCGAGGTTGCTCCGCAATACTGGCAGCGTCCGGATGGCCTGAAGACCGTGTACTTCCACAATCCGAATGCTTCTTCGACAACGGCTTCGGGCAACACGCCGCTCGCATCCTTCAGCACGGCGACTCCGGGCACGACTCCGCTTGCTCTGAATCACACAAGCCTCTTCCCATCGGTCACCGTATCCTTCAACCTGGCCTCGGGCCTTTCGCTCAGCGACGCGACCCAGGCGATCGAAGGCCTGAAGCAGAAGCTGAACCTGCCCACGACGGTTCAGGGGTTCTTCTCAGGAACATTGCAGGCGTATCAGCAATCCCTCGGTTCCGAGCCCTACCTCATCCTGACCGCGCTGCTCGCCGTGTACATCGTGCTTGGGGTGCTTTATGAGAGCCTGATTCATCCCCTCACAATTCTCTCCACGTTGCCCTCGGCGAGCGTGGGTGCGATGCTGGCGCTGATGCTCTTCCACCAAGACCTGAACGTTATCTCGATCATTGGCATTGTGCTGCTGATCGGCATCGTCAAGAAGAATGCAATTATGATGATCGACTTCGCGCTGCAGGCTGAGCGCGAGCAGGGCATGAATACCGAAGAGGCTATCTTCGAGGCCTGCATCCTGCGCTTCCGTCCTATCCTGATGACGACCATGGCGGCGCTCTTTGGCGCTCTTCCGCTGGCCTTCGGTACGGGAACGGGTTCGGAGTTGCGCCGCCCGCTAGGCATCACCATTGTCGGCGGCCTCCTCGTCAGTCAGATGCTCACGCTGTACACCACGCCCGTTGTCTACCTCACGCTGGATCGCATACGGCTTCGTTTTGCAGGTAAGGATCATGCGGGCAACGCAACACCCACGACGGCGCCGTCGGAGGCTCACGGATGAACACCCCTCTACGTATTGGCTCGATTTCCCTTGCCGCTCTCAGCCTGTCTCTGCTCGCCGGCTGCCGTGTCGGTCCGCACTATACGAGACCCGCGGCGTTGCCCGCGCCCCCGCCGACGCAGTACAAGGAGGCCGCGACGCCCGCGCCCGAAGGCTCCGGCGATTGGAAACCCGCGCAACCGCAGGACGCCATGCTGCGTGGGAAGTGGTGGCTGATCTACAACGACGCGGAGCTCAATGATCTTGAAGACAAGCTCAACATCGACAATCAGAACATCAAGCAATACTTCCAGAACTACATGGAGGCGCGGACGCTGATTGCGCAGGCGAGGTCGCAGCTTTATCCAACGCTCGGCGTCGCACCCAGCGTCACACGCTCGCGATCCTCCGCGAACACCACCACCAGTACGGGGACCAACGCCACCACCACAGGAGGAACAACCGCCACCACGAGTACGATCACGACAGGAGGAAGACAGACCTCGCTGTTCTCCATCCCATTCGAGGCCTCCTGGGAGCCGGATCTGTTTGGCAAGGTGCGCAACCAGGTGAGTGCGAACCAGTATGCTGCACAAGTGAGCGCGGCCGATCTTGAGAACGAGCGGCTGAGCGAGCAGTCCAACTTAGCCATCTATCTCTTTGAACTGCGCGGGCAGGATGCCTTGAGCGAGGTTTACAAGAAGACGATCGAAGCCGATCGCAAGTCGGTTGAGCTGACGCGCGGGCTTTACGACACGGGGATCGACGACCAGGCAGCGGTTGTCGAAGCCGAGAACACGCTCCAGAATGCCGAGGCTGCCGCGACCAACCTGGGCATCCTCCGTGCGCAATATGAACATGCCATCGCGGTGCTTGTGGGCGTCAATCCCTCCAGCTTCTCGATCCCGACCAAGCCGCTGGACGCAACTCCGCCCGCGATCCCGATTGGCATGCCGTCGCAGCTTCTCGAGCGGCGGCCTGACGTCGCTGCCGCGGAACGGCAGATGGCCTCGGCGAACGCGCTGATCGGCGTGGCCACGGCAGCCTACTTCCCGACGATCCCACTCACCGCCAGCGCCGGCACGGAGAGCGCAGCGATCGCGCAACTCTTCGACTGGCCGAGCCGAGTCTGGTCGGTCGGCGCCTCCGCATCGGAGACGATCTTCGATGCCGGTCTGCGCCGAGCCACCGTGAATCAAGATATCGCCACCTATAACGCGGATGTCGCCGCCTATCGTCAGACGGTGCTCACTGCCTTCCAGCAGGTCGAGGATTACATCGCATCGTCACGCATCCTTGCGCGGCAGTATCTGCAGCAGCAAACCGCGGCCGCTTCGGCGCAAAAGTCTCTCGATCTGGAAACAGCTCGCTATGAAGCGGGCGTCGACCCGTATCTCAACGTGGTGCAAACGCAGCTCACTCTCCTCAGCGATCAAACGAACCTGGTGACAGTGAGAACCTCGCAGATGACAGCGTCCGTGCAGCTCATACAAGCCTTAGGGGGAGGTTGGAGTAACTCGGACCTGCCGACTCCCGCTCAAGTTTCAGCGCGCTTCAGCAAAGCGGATAGCACCATTCAGAAATGAAGCAGGGGACCTTCCCGGGGCCTCTAAGGATTCAAGTGCCGGCGAGACAGGCATTCGCTTGAGTTGCCATTCCACAGACCAAGCTCCTCATCGCGAGAGAAACGGGTCCAGTATCGCCATGCCAATCGGCTACTTAGCTTCTCTGTTTCCCGAATGAGTTGAAAACTCGACAGAATACCCGTAAAGGGCAACCGTGGTTTACAACATCTCGCAAGTTGATCATTATGAAGGCTGAATGGCGGAGGGAGAGGGATTCGAACCCCCGTAGCCCGTCAAGGCTAAGCGGTTTTCAAGACCGCCTGTTTCAACCGCTCACACATCCCTCCGCGGTCGTACCAGTACGATTGTACGATGACGAAACTACCGCATCGTATCGAAATGCGATAGCGTCTAATGAAGATGGCAACGGCTGGCACAACCAAGAGCACCTTCGACTCGACCCTCGCGAGCGCGCGATCGACGATGCTCTTTTCCGATATCTTCCATCTCGCCATTGACAGCTTCAGGGCGAGCAAGGTTCGGTTCTTGCTGACGATGCTGGGCATGATCATTGGATCCGCATCCATCATTCTCGTTGCTACGCTTGGACTTACGGGCAAACAGTATGCTCTGGACCAACTGACGAGCATGGGCCCCAACAAAATTGAGGTGCAGTTCGCGGGCGGAAGCACGGTTGGCCCGGACAACTCGGCCACGCCGGACTTTATGACCCGCGAGGATATGACTGCGGTACTGGATGAGGTTCCGGGCATCGTGGCTTCGTCGCCGATGCTGGAGACGCATCATCCGATCAGCGTGGGCGGCGGTGTCACCAAGGACACGATGATCCTGGGGGTGTCGCCGGAGTATAAGACTGTTCGGAATTTGCAGGTGCTGGCTGGCCGGTTTTTCGACGAGGAAGATTCGCTGGGACACCAGAAGGTCGCCGTAATGGTCGAACCACTGGCGAAGACTTTGTTTGGGACTTCGAATGCGGCCGTGGGGCAGACGATCAGCGTGCTGGGGATTCCGATCACGATTATCGGGGTGTTCAAGGAGAGCTTCGATACGTATGGGATGTCGGAGATCAGCGAGCAGACGCTGCTGATTCCCTATCCGGTGGCGCGCTACTTTACCGGGACCGATACGGTGAAGGAGATTTTCTTCACCACGAAGGACGCGGCGATGGTGGAGCCGGCGAGCAAGCGGATCCTGGAGATTATCCGGTCGCGGCATCGTCCAACGTCGGTTTATAACGCGGTGACGTTGACGGAGTTGCTGGTGAAGATGGCCAAAATTGCCGATATGTTGACGATTGTGCTGTCGCTGGCGGCGATGGTGACGCTGATCGTTTCGGGCGTGGGCATCATGAATTCGATGCTGGCAAATGTGCAGTCGCGGCTGCGTGAGATCGGGATACGCAAGGCGCTGGGGGCTACGCGTCTGGAGATTCGTCTGCAATTTTTGACGGAGTCGGTGCTGCTTTCGCTATGCGGGGGCATTATCGGGACGGCGATCGGGCTGGCGATTCCGCTTTCGGTGCGTTTTTTGACGCCGTATACGATCCCCGTGGACCCGCTTTCGGCGGTGATCGCGCTTTCGACTTCGGTGATCGTGGGGATCATCTTCGGGACGCTTCCGGCGAACCGGGCGGCTCGTCTGGACCCGGTGGAGACGCTGAAGTACGAGTAAGTGGTTGGACCTCTCACCTCTTAAAGGTGCACTGTTTTCGGTGCACCTTTTTGTTTGTCCGTATCCTGGTGTTCTAAAGGACTTACAGGTGGGCGACGCGAAAATCCCAATGTTTCACCAGAAGGTTTTTGGTCCTTAAAGTGTGGGCAAATGCATGGATCGTGTGGCCAAATGTCTGGAAAATGTGGGTTTCTGTTTGTGCGGGTTATCGGCGGGCTTGAGACACGGATTCCACAGGATGAACGACGGATCAGGCAACGGCAAGGGACCGGGGCTGAAGCCCCCTTTTCCCTTTTCCTTTGACGTGGGGCTGAAGCCCCACTCTCATCCCAAAGGCAACAGCAACAGCAGATCCCTTCGGGGATGACACACAGAAAGGTGACGGCGGGTGCGGCATCGTGCAAGGGAAAACCCCATCCTTTCGGTGAAGCCGAAAGGATGGGGTTGGAGTTGTTTGGAGCTCTGTGAGTTTAGAAGAGGAGGCGGAGGGACATCTGGATCTGGCGGGGTGAGCCGATGGTGTGGGTGACGACTCCGATGCCGTAAGGGGCGTTGTAGAGCGGTTGGCCGGCGGTGGGGAAGGAGTTGTAGTTCTGGTTCTGGGCGACCTCGTTGCCGGGGACGTCGAAGCTGGCGGAGTTGGTGAGGTTGTAGATGTCGAAGGTGTACTTCAACTGGTAGCGGTCGGAGAAGCTGGTCATCTTGACGAAGGACGCATCGGCGCGCTTCTGGAAGGCCTGCCGGAAGATGTTGCGCTGTCCGTGGGTGAAGGTCGTCTCGAAGGTGTCGCTGGTGGGGATGGCTCCGTTGAGGGCTCCGGGTGCGAGGAGCGGGACGGTGAAGCAGGAGGCCTTGAGGGCCGCATCGCCAAAGGCTCCGGAGAGGCCGGTCTTGGCGTTCTGCGGGGTACAGCCGGGGGCGAGGGGCACGATGGGGTTGGTGATGCCGTTGTTGGTGGAGTAGTAGACCGATCCGACGGCGCCGGTGAAGTCGATGACCGAGTAGGGCTGGCCGCTCTGGATGACGGTGAGACCTACGAGGGACCAGCCGTTGACCACGTAGCCTTCGACGGAGTGCTTCCTGGCGAGGTCAGGCAGGCGGAAGACGTAGTTGAAGTTGAGGACGTGGGTGCGGTCGAAGTCGGCCGAGGCGTAGGCATCGCGGAGGTTGAGGGGGTTGTTGCCGTTGTAGAAGAGGCCGATGCCGGACTGCTCGTCGAGAGCGTGGGAGTAGGTGTAAGAGGCTCCGACCTGGATGCCCTTGCTCATGCGCTTTTCGATGTGGGCCTGGAGGGCGTTGTAGGCGTTCACCCCCGCGGCCTTGTAAGTGATGGACTCGGCCGCGTAGCCGACGTAGGGGACGCGGTGGTCGACGTTGCCGCCTTCGTAGTCGGCGTCGTAGTCGCTGCCATCGGGGAGGGTGGCTCCACCGACGGTGTACCCGTAGCTGTAATGCTCCCCGTGAATGGGGTTGGAGGGCGAGGCGATGTTGGGCTGGTTGAAGGGCACCGGGATGACCTGGTGACGGCCAATGTTGCCTACGTAGCCGAGGGTGATGGCGAGGTCGTTGCGGGGCTGCCACTGGATGTCGAGGGTGTAGTTGTAGGTGTAGGGCAGCTTGTTGGTGCGGTCGTAGACGCCGAGCGAGACGGGTTGGCCGCCGTTGTTGATCTGGGCGATGGTAGGCAGGTAGTTGATGAGGTCGGAGGCCTTGGGGCTGGCGGAGACGGGGTTGCGGAGGGTGGAGCTGTAGGGGTTGGCGAGGTTGCCTTCTGCGGCGGTGGGTGGGTTGGTGGGCGGGGCGTAGGGATCGTTGGAGCCGCCGGGGCCGCTGGTGTTCGAACCGCAGGTGGGGATGTAGTAGTCGTAGAGTGTGTTGACCGGACACTGCGAGGAGGTCACGAAGGGCAACTGCTGGTTGACGCCGAAGGGGCCACCGGTGACGGTGCCGATGGCGTATCCGGGCGAGAAGTAGCTGAAGAGTTCGCCGCGATCGTAGTACATGCCGAAGCCGGTGCGGACGACCACCTTGGAGTTGAACATCTCCGGCTGCCAGGCGGCACCGACGCGGGGGCCGAAGCCCCACTGGCGTCCGGTGAGGGTGGTGGGGGAGACGCCCGAGGTGCCGTTGGCGTTGTTGCCGGCGATGATGAGGCCGGAGTTCACGATGGTGTCGGAGTTGGCGTTGTAGTTGTAGAGGGTGGGATCGAAGTTGAAGATGCGCCCTTGCTTCTCGGTGAGGCCTCCATCCCAGTCGTAGCGGATGCCGACGGTGAGCGAGAGGGTGGGGGTGGCCTGGAACTTGTCCTGCACGTAGGAGCCGAGTTGGTTGGCGCGGTAGTAGCGGCTGGCGTTGCCGGAGAGGAAGCTGGAGACGTAGAACCCGGTCGAGGAGCCGCCAGGGGTGACGTAGCCCTGGGCGAAGGCGGAGAGATCGTCGGTGGCGACGGTGCCGGTGCCGGTGCGCTTGTCGATGGTGTTGAGCTGGGTGTAGCTGTAGTTCATGCCGAAGGTGACGGTGTGTTTGCCGAGGGTCCAGATGGCGTTGGCGGCGGGTTGGATGCGGTTCTGGAAGACGCCGGTGTTGGATGCCTGGCCTTCGGCGTTGGGTCCGATGTTGAGGATGCCGCTGCCTGAGAGGCCCTTGGCTCCAGCGAAGCTTCCGAGGTCGTTATAGACGGATACGCCCGGGAAGTACCCGGAGCCGAAGACGTTGATGGACGCGCCGCCGGGGATGTTGGCGGGGCCGAAGGGCTGCTCGTTGGTGGCGTACGTCTTCTGGCGGAGGAAGCCGATGCTCTCGGTGGTGGAGAGGTTCGATTTGACGAGGTAGGTGTTGATGATGGAGAAGACCTGCGCGCCGGAGTCGAGGTGCTCCGTAAAGCCGGGGACCGAGGAGTAGGAGTAGGGGGCGAGGGTGGGGTCGTGCTGGTAGAAGTACTTGAGTGCGAGGGTGTCGCGTGAGCTGATGTTGTAGTCGAGGTTGGCGACGCCCATGTCGGCCTTGAAGCGGCCCGATCCGGGGATGACGGCGTTGAAGGGGTGCGCGGCGGACATGGAGGCGCTGCCGGTGTCGTTGGGGATGAGCCACTTGCCGGGCTGTCCGGGAAGGGAGGGCGCGTTGAAGAGGGCGAGGGCGGTGCGATCGACCAGAGAGGGGGTGGTGGCGAGCGTGGTGCCGAAGGCCTGATCGACGAGACCGCCGAAGCCAGCGGCGTCGCGGTTGGTGTCGGAGAGGCCTACGGGGACGTCGAGGAAGGAGTAGCCGATCTCCTGATCGGAGACCTGAAGGTGCTGGTAGGCGACGAAGCCGAAGAGCTTGTTCTTGATGATGGGACCGCCGAAGGTGCCACCGACGACATAGCGATGCAGCTCGGGGTTGGCGAGGCCCTGGGAGACGAGGATGGGATCGTTCTTGAAGAAGAAGGGCGCGGCGTTGAGGGCGTTGGTGCCGCGGTGTCCGTAGACGGTGCCGTGGTAGGTGTTGGTTCCGGAGGAGGTGCTCATGGCGATGTGCGCGCCGGAGGTGGCACCCTGCTCGGCGTCGTACATGCTGGCGTTGACGCGGACCTCTTCGATGGTCTCGGGCGCGGGCGTGGGGATGGCGTTGCCGATGGAGAGGTAGATAGAGGCGGCGGACTGGATGACGCCGGCGGCACCGTTGCTGGAGGAGACGCCGGTGGAGTTGACGACGCGGGCGGAGCCTACGGAGCTGGTGGATTTGCCGTTGAAGAGGTTGGAGACGTCGACGCCGTTGAGCGAGAAGGAGTTGGAGGTGTCGCGCTGGCCGTTGGCCCAGATGGGCGGGTTGCCGAGGCCTGCGCCGGCTCCGGTGCCGGGGCTGAGTTCGGCGTTGACGCCGGGGGTGAGGATGGCCGCGCCGAGGGGAGAGCCGGTGGGCAGGGGGATGGCGTCGATCTGGGCCTTATCGAGGACGTAGCCGTTGGTGGTGTCGACGGCGTTGAGGAGGGGCGTGGCCTCGACGGTGACGGCGTCGGAGATGGAGCCGAGCTTGAGGGTGACGGGGAGGGTGGCGGTGCGGTCGCCCTGGACGGCGATGCCGGGAAAGCGGGAGGTCGCGAAGCCCTGGCGGGAGAAGCTGAGGGTGTAGGTGCCGATGGGGAGGTTCGGCAGGGCGTAGGAGCCTGTGGCGGAGGAGGTGGCGGTGCGGGTGAGATTGGTGCCGTCGGCGACGATGGTGACGGTGACGTCGGGGAGCGCGGCTCCGGTTGCGTCGGTGACGGTACCGACGACGCCTCCGAGGGTCTGCTGAGCGTGCGCTCGGGGAAGAGCAAGGAAGATGGTGAGGAGAAGAGCGAGCGCAAGCTTGAATTTTGAAGACACGGGGGCGTTACCTCCAACTACTTTGGTTGAGGGTCTAATAAGTGATACGGCGATGCAGAAGGCCTATGTGTTGCCTGTAACTTAAAAAGCCGGGGAATCTGGTTATCGAGCCGATTGAGTTTTAGAGCTAGTACCCAGAACTGTAACGGAAATTCATCCTATGTCCAAAGAAAAAAGTCGTAAGTTTCGTGAGATATTCTGGGTTCCGTAAGGGGTAGACGATGACGAATTTTTCAGAGATGCTGGAAGTAGCTCGGACGGAAGCACTTATCGGTTTAGGAGAAGGCGGGGTTCCGGTAGGGGCCGCGATCTTTGGCGCGGATGGGCAGTTGCTCAGCTCAGGCAGGAACCGGAGAGTGCAGGAAGGGGATCCGTCGATCCATGGAGAGACGGATGCGTTTCGGCGGGCGGGGCGGCAGCGGTCGTACAAGGACCTGGTGATGGTGACGACGCTGGCTCCGTGCTGGTACTGCAGCGGTCTGGTGAGGCAGTTCGGATTTGGGACGGTGGTGGTGGGGGAGTCGGTGAACTTTGCGGGTGGGGTGGAGTGGCTGCGGGAGGCGGGGGTGAAGGTGGTGGATCTGGCGTCGCCGGAGTTGATCGAGATGATGGGTGGGTTTATTCGGGATCAGCCTGGGATCTGGTTTGAGGATATTGGGGTTTAGGGCGGGCGGGGCGGGCCCACTGCGTGGGGGGCGGTTGCTTCGTGACTTTTTACGGCTTCGCCTGGGCCTCCCGTTGGCCGGCTTTGAAGTTGTACCAGATGAGGCCGGCGACTAAGTAGGCCAGGTAAAGGTAGGGGAAGTAACGGTAGGGCGCGGGTGGGATGGGGAAGATGGTTCCGGCCATGGCGGCGAGGACGGCGGCAATGGAGAGGATCGAGAGGGCGATCCAGGGGGCGGTGAGGTGGCCGCGGCGGTGCATGTGGACGGGAAGGGCGGCGGCGATGAGGCCGTAGGCGGTGAGGAATCCGAAGACGGCGACGGAGCCCATGTAGCCGTAGATGTCGTTGCCGGAGACGCCGCGGAAGCAGAGGATGGCGGTGGGGATGACGGCGAGGAGTCCGGTGGCGAGGCCGGCCAGGCCGGGGGTGTCGTTTGCGGCGTGGGTGCGGCAGAAAGCGCGAGGGGCGAGGCCGTGGTGGGCCATGAGCATGAGGACGCGGGCTCCGGCGATGATGCAGGCGAGGGTGGCGGCAAACATGCTGACGAGGACGCCGAGGTCGATGATGTGTCCGATGAAGGGGAGGCCGGCCTGGATGGCGAGGGTGTTGAGGGGGGCGGCGGTGTCGTTGAGGGCGGGATTGGAGCCCTGGAAGGCGAGGACGAGGCCGTAGGCGCAGACGGCGAAGAAGATTCCGGAGAAGACGGCGGAGCGGACGACGGCTTGCGGGATGGTGGTGAGCGGGTTGCGTGCCTCTTCGCCGAGGGTGGTTGCGCTCTCGAAGCCGACGAAGGAGAAGAGGGCGAGCATGACGCCGAGGCGGAGTCCGGTGGGGGAGACGTGGGTGAGGTGGAGCTGTGCGGGGTCGACGTGGAGGCCGTGTTTGACGAGGGTGATGGAGACGATGACGGCGATGAGGAGGACGGAGATGCCCTCGATCCAGAGCATGAGGCGGGTGGAGATCTGGATGTCGCGGTAGGCGACGGCGATGGAGACGGCGGCGGCGAGGAGGGCGAAGAGGACGGAGGGGACCTCCTTGCCGACGGAGCCGAGGACGACGTAGGAGTAGGCGACGAAGCCTCCGATGACGGAAGAGGCGGTGGTGACGTAGGCGAAGAAGAGGGCGAGGGCGGTGAGGTTGGCGTAGAAGGGCGGGAGGGTCTCGCGGATGTAGACGTAGAGGGAGCCGGGGGAGGAGGAGTGGCGGGCGAAGGCGGCGATGGTGAGCGCGACGAGGGTGAGAGCGGCGAGGGCCAGGGCGTAGGCGAGCCAGGTTCCGTTGCCGGCGAGGGCGAAGACCAGGGGGATGGTCATGGTGGGGGTGGTGCTGGGGGCGATGGTGGAGACGGACTGCGCGAGGGTTTCGAGGGGGGAGAGGATGTTCTGTTTGAGGCGGTAGGAGGGGGGTATCTGGTCGATTGCCGCTTTGCCGCTTGCCTCCAACTCCATGCAGACGCTCCTGACGTTTCTATGGGATCAGTGTGGGTTTAGATTTGGGTCTGGAAGCTTGAGTCTGACCGGTTGAGCGCGGGGCGTCAACTTTTTTGCTCGGAGGATGAGGATGTTTGAGGGGATTTCGCCTTTGATGGCGCTGCGGGAACGTCTGGATACGGGAGAGAGCGACGCGTTGGGTGTGGCCCGGGAGTTTGGCGGGCGCGCCAATGGAAATGCGTTGGGGAATACGTATGTGCGGCTGCTGGAGCCGGTGGGGGAGCCGGTGCGGGGGGCTTTGTATGGGGTGCCGATTTCGATCAAGGATTGCTTCGATGTCGCGGGGACGGTGACGACGTGCGGGGCAAGGTTTTATGCGGAGACGAACCCGGTGTCAGAGCGGGATTCGGCGGTGGCGGAGAGGTTGCGGGAGGTGGGGTGTTGGATTCCGGGGAAGACGCATCTGCATCCGCTGGCGTATGGGATTACGGGGCAGAATGCGTTTTATGGGGATTGCCTGCAGCCCCGGGATGCGGCGCTGCTGACGGGTGGGTCTTCGAGCGGGGCGGCGGCGAGTGTGCAGGAAGGGTCGGCCATTGCGGCGATCGGGACGGATACGGGTGGGTCGGTCCGGGTGCCGGCGGCGCTGTGCGGGCTGGTGGGGTTTCGGGCCTCGCAGGGTTTTCCGGAGAGGGCCTGGCCGGGGATGTGGCGGGGTGGGCACCCTCTGGCGCCTTCGTTCGATACGCTGGGGCTTTTGTTTCAGGATACGCGGGATGCGGCGGACCTGGTGGGTGGGGTGTTTGGGATTGAGGTTGCCGCTCCGCGAGGGTTGCGGATGGGGTGTGTGAGCGAGAGCTGGATGGGGGATTGTGAGCTTTCGGTCCTGGCGGCTTATCGGGCGTGGAAGGAGTTTCTGGTGCTGGCGGGGGCTACTTTGGTGGAGTTTGTGCCTCCGTGGGACGACAGCATGGAGATCTTTGCAGGGATCCAGGCGCATGAGGCGGCGGGGATTCATCGGGGACACTATGCGGAGTTTGAAGGGCCGATTGCGCAGCGATTGGCCTGGGGAGAGTCGCTCGCTCCGGAGCAGGTTGCGGCGTTGAGGGAGCGGCGGCGGTGGTTTTGTGCGGGGATGGATGGGCTGCTGGAGGAGTTCGATTTTTTGATGATGCCGTGTGCGCCGGTGAGCCGGTTGCGGGTGGAGGCGGACCAGACGGCGGTGAGGGCGGCTCTCCTGCGGTATACGACTCCGGTGAGCCTGGCGGGGCTGCCGGTGATAGCGCTGCCGGGGGAGGAGTTTGGGACGGGCGTGCAGGTGATTGGGCGGAGTGGGGCGGAGGGTGAGTTGCTGGGGTTTCTGGGGGCGGTTGGGTTGGGGTAGGTCCTTGGCTTGTGCTGTGTTGCTGGGTGAACGGCCTGCGGTGGCTCTGCCCGGGTGATTGCGATAAGGTGTTATTGGCTT
This window harbors:
- a CDS encoding amidase, giving the protein MFEGISPLMALRERLDTGESDALGVAREFGGRANGNALGNTYVRLLEPVGEPVRGALYGVPISIKDCFDVAGTVTTCGARFYAETNPVSERDSAVAERLREVGCWIPGKTHLHPLAYGITGQNAFYGDCLQPRDAALLTGGSSSGAAASVQEGSAIAAIGTDTGGSVRVPAALCGLVGFRASQGFPERAWPGMWRGGHPLAPSFDTLGLLFQDTRDAADLVGGVFGIEVAAPRGLRMGCVSESWMGDCELSVLAAYRAWKEFLVLAGATLVEFVPPWDDSMEIFAGIQAHEAAGIHRGHYAEFEGPIAQRLAWGESLAPEQVAALRERRRWFCAGMDGLLEEFDFLMMPCAPVSRLRVEADQTAVRAALLRYTTPVSLAGLPVIALPGEEFGTGVQVIGRSGAEGELLGFLGAVGLG